GAGCCAGTCCTTGACGTTGTTGATGCCGCTGGCCTTGGTGAGCGCACAGGTGTTGTCGTCGGTAGACGGGGCGCCCAGCCAGTTGAACTTGCGCCCGTCGAACTTGATGCCCTTCTTGCCGAGCACGTGCTGCAGCACCAGGGGGCCGATCCAGTTACCGATGGTCAGGCCGTCCGGTTTGGCCTTGGCGTAGATGTAGTTGGCGGCGATCATGCTGCCGGCGCCGGTCCGGTTCTGCACCACCGTCCTGGGGTTCCCGGGGACGTTCTTGCCGAAGTGGCGGGCAATGAGCCGGGTGTAGGTGTCGAAACCCCCGCCCGGGGAGAATCCGACCACGAAACGAATGGTCTTGCCCTTGAAGAAGTCGTCCGCGCCAAGAGAGAGGGACGGCACCAACACAAGGACAAGCGCCGAGAGCATCAAGATTCGGAGTAACCGATTGACCATGACAAGCCTCCTACGCTTTGTCCGCGGTGACTCGCCGGGGCACCCTTCATCAACGGGCATGGACGGTCCGCGTGACCGCTCCCAACCCGTCGATTCGTCATCCCTCTCGGTGAGACCCGCAACGATATTAATAAACCCACGTTTTTCGCACATATCGCAGCCGAATGAAAGCGCGCACCGGATAAATTCCAAGGCCGGTCAAGACGCCGCGAGTCGTTGCCATCGCGTGGCGGCGTCGACGGCGATTTGCTCTCTCAGGCGGAATATGAGAAACATCTGTCCGAGGCGCTTCCCAACGCCGACGGCGAGCGCGTCCTGAGCGCGGTCTTCAAGGACAAGGACTGGGTTCTTCAGATGAACTAGTGTCTGTCGCTTCGTCGACTCCCTCTGTGAGCAAGGAGAACCCTGTGAATCGATTCTGCCTGGTGTGTCAGAACGTCGACTGCAAGAGTCGCGGCTCCGAGGAGATTATGAAGGATCTCCAGG
The nucleotide sequence above comes from Deltaproteobacteria bacterium. Encoded proteins:
- a CDS encoding tripartite tricarboxylate transporter substrate-binding protein, which codes for MVNRLLRILMLSALVLVLVPSLSLGADDFFKGKTIRFVVGFSPGGGFDTYTRLIARHFGKNVPGNPRTVVQNRTGAGSMIAANYIYAKAKPDGLTIGNWIGPLVLQHVLGKKGIKFDGRKFNWLGAPSTDDNTCALTKASGINNVKDWL